Part of the Catalinimonas alkaloidigena genome is shown below.
CTTCAGTGCAGCACATGGCTTGTCTACACCTAATGTAGAAGAAGCACATCTAAATCGGGTAATGATAGAAATCTCCAAGAAGGTAATTGTGGTGGCAGATTCTAGTAAATTCCTTAAAAGGAGTTTTGCTTTTATTGCGCCTATCTCTGATATTGATGTGGTAATTACCGATTCCGGTATCCCTACTGAAGAACACAAAAAGCTTGAAAATGCCGGTGTGCAGGTTGTTATCGCTTAACTTGCTATACATGTTAAATAAGTAATTTTAAATGCTATTGCAGAGGGGGTATTTGATAGTAATCTCTCTGCGTTTTTTTGCTTTTATTTGATTTGCTTTATCACTTTTATCCTTCCTCTGGAGGTTTACATTACTATAAAGTACAGAGGGGTTGCAAAATAGTTTTATCTTCTGATACAGGAAGTGCTTATCAGCTATATTTCTCTCTGTTATCTTTGCCCTTTTTCTCCTAGTACACGCATAACTTAGGTTTTGAGGCTCTTCTTCAAACACGGACTTATATATTTGTCAGGCATAGACAGTTTCAATAATTTGCCATTTCTTCCTAATCCTTACCATAGCTCACATCAGGCGCCATTTTTTATAACTTCATGAAGAATATCAACTTTGTATTCTTTCATAACCTTGTTAATTTAATTTTTAAAAGCTTGAAAAAGAAAATAATAATTAATAATATTAAAACGAAATGAAACGAAATGAAACGAAAGGTATACGCGACCTAAAACAAATAAACACACATTCCTAAATTTTTCATTTATGAGGAACAACTATCTAACGATGATCACATTGCTATTTCTTTACTTTTCGTTTGGTTTTATCTTAAACGTTCAGGGACAAGCAAATGTGGTTTCAGGTAAAGTAACTTCAGGGGAGGATAATGCGCCTTTGCCGGGAGTTAACGTTATAGTGAAAGGTACTACTACAGGTTCTGTAACTGACATAGAAGGTAATTATAGCTTTTCAGTTCCTGATCAAGCGACTGTAATAGTTTTTTCTTCTATCGGTTATGCAATGAAAGAGGTTGAAATCGGTGGCCGCAGTGTAATAAATGTGAGCTTAATGCCAGATGTTCAGTCACTTTCAGAAGTAGTAGTGACCGCTTTTGGCATAGAAAGAGAAAAGAAAGCATTAGGCTATGCTGCTCAGGAGCTAGAACCCAAAGCCCTGGAAGATGCCAGAGAAGTGAATGTCGCTAATTTTCTCACAGGAAAAGTAGCCGGTGTTCAGGTTACTAATACCGCTTCCGGTACTGGTGGGTCCAGTATTGTCACTATTAGGGGGAATAGTTCACTGACAGGTGATAATCAACCTTTATATGTAGTAGATGGAGTACCCATAGATAATTCTAAATTTCAGGAAGCAGGTACATTCGGAGGTAATGATTTTGGAGATGGGATAGGTAATCTTAATCCTGAGGACATAAAGTCAATTTCAGTATTGAAAGGACCCAATGCCTCCGCACTCTATGGCTCAAGAGGTAGTAACGGAGTAATTCTGATCACTACAAAATCTGGTAGAGCAAGAAAAGGAATTGGCGTGGAAATCAATTCAAATGTAACTAGCCAAAGGATAAATTTGATACCGAATGTTCAAAATAAGTTTGCTACCGGCTATGAAGGAACCAACCTGTACGGACAGTTGGTAGAAATTGATGGTAAGCAGTATGAAACCATGGAGCCATGGCATGGTGACAGCTGGGGACCTCCGCTTGATGGAAGGTTAGTGGTGAATCCCTTTGTGTATCCGGGGGAAGAACCGTCTACTTTTCCTCTACTACCTCAACCTAAAGATAATATCAGAGATTTCTGGGAAAATGGTTTGGTTACCAACAATTCAATTGCACTGACTGGCGGCAATGAAAAATCAACAGGAAGGTTATCATTTGGAAATACCACAATTAATGGTATCACTCCTAAACATCATATTAATCAGCAAACCGTCAACTTGAGGGCCACAACCCAGCTTACCAGCAAATTATCCTTTGACGCAAAAGTGAACTACATCCATAAGCAGGGAGAAAATACCCCTGAATTGGGTTCAACAGGGGATAATGTTGTATATGGTTTGTCCATTTTAGGAAGGTACGTTCCTCTTGATTTTCTGGAAGAATACTATAATGAAACCGGGGATTGGGGTAGGTGGCCAGGTGTACAGTACAATCCCTATTATGTTGTCAATGAGTTGACCAATACCAATAACAGAGACCGGATCATTGGCTTTGCCGAAGCAAAATATCAGTTCAATGATTGGCTAAGCGTGAATGCCAGAACCGGTATTGACTTTTACACTGAGAAAAGGAAAAAAATCTGGCCGGTTGGTGCGAGAGGCAGTGCCAACAATCGCGGACGGATTTTGGAAGATACCTATTTCGTTAAAGAAAATAACAGCGATATATTACTGACAGCAGCAGATAACCTTTCTGATAACTTTAGTGCTTCTTTTTCGGTAGGGGCAAGCCTATTGACTCGCAAAAGAGAACGCACTGGATGGGATGCCAGAAACTTTAAGGCAGAAGGAGTTTATGATGTGAGCAATACACAGGATGCACGACCTTCTTATTACCTATGGCAAAAAGAAATGCAGTCCGTGTACTTCATGGGACAAATAGGATATAAAAACTATTTATTCCTTGATGTGACAGGCAGGAATGACTGGTCTTCGGCTTTAGGTAAAAATAATTACTCCTTTTTCTACCCTTCAGTAAGTACAAGCTTTGTATTTACGGATGCCTTTGAGATAGAATCAGATATTTTGACTTTTGGTAAAATCAGAGCCTCTTATGCACAAGTAGGTAATGATTCAGATCCGTATTTAACTCAAGCTGGTTTTAACTCCTACACTTCTACTTTTAACGGACAGAGTTATGCTTCAATGAGTAGCAGAATACCTTTGTTTGATTTAA
Proteins encoded:
- a CDS encoding SusC/RagA family TonB-linked outer membrane protein encodes the protein MRNNYLTMITLLFLYFSFGFILNVQGQANVVSGKVTSGEDNAPLPGVNVIVKGTTTGSVTDIEGNYSFSVPDQATVIVFSSIGYAMKEVEIGGRSVINVSLMPDVQSLSEVVVTAFGIEREKKALGYAAQELEPKALEDAREVNVANFLTGKVAGVQVTNTASGTGGSSIVTIRGNSSLTGDNQPLYVVDGVPIDNSKFQEAGTFGGNDFGDGIGNLNPEDIKSISVLKGPNASALYGSRGSNGVILITTKSGRARKGIGVEINSNVTSQRINLIPNVQNKFATGYEGTNLYGQLVEIDGKQYETMEPWHGDSWGPPLDGRLVVNPFVYPGEEPSTFPLLPQPKDNIRDFWENGLVTNNSIALTGGNEKSTGRLSFGNTTINGITPKHHINQQTVNLRATTQLTSKLSFDAKVNYIHKQGENTPELGSTGDNVVYGLSILGRYVPLDFLEEYYNETGDWGRWPGVQYNPYYVVNELTNTNNRDRIIGFAEAKYQFNDWLSVNARTGIDFYTEKRKKIWPVGARGSANNRGRILEDTYFVKENNSDILLTAADNLSDNFSASFSVGASLLTRKRERTGWDARNFKAEGVYDVSNTQDARPSYYLWQKEMQSVYFMGQIGYKNYLFLDVTGRNDWSSALGKNNYSFFYPSVSTSFVFTDAFEIESDILTFGKIRASYAQVGNDSDPYLTQAGFNSYTSTFNGQSYASMSSRIPLFDLKNELTESIEFGTDIRLFNNRFGVDVTYYDGRTKNQILPVSISNASGYSTVVVNAGEIRNSGLEVSLNTTPVQLNNSFRWDLSFNFAKNRSTIVDLAPGIETYLLYDSYPNDIEARPGEAFGNIIGYKYKRSPDGQRIVNSGGTYEREAERSVLGNITPDWTGGLNNTFSFKGFTLNALIDFVQGGELTSSTKYQMVAKGTGEFTLEGRRASDDLPYVGVLDGVVEVTDEGGNVIGYEENTKAVDGQTYWANRAWSDIGEEFVLDASYIMLREVILGYNFQPSFIDNTPFTGIRISLVGRNLWYIEEHMQNMGISPESAVSTSAPAQGVEALSMPTTRSFGVNVNLTF